Proteins from one Myxococcus stipitatus genomic window:
- a CDS encoding ammonium transporter, translating into MKKWLAVALLVGVGVAGLFVTPAAQVKQGGPLNAADTAWILTATALVLLMTPGLSFFYGGMVRVKNVVSTLLQSYIAMAVISLLWVVVGFSLCFGDSFHGLIGDPRTFFMFSGVGGETHPDLAPTIPLMLFALFQLKFAIITPALITGAFAERVRFKAYVLFMVLFTLFIYAPLAHWTWHPEGFLRKWGVLDFAGGTVVHMSAGFAALAGALVLGRRQVHLENASHAPANLPFVMLGTGMLWFGWFGFNAGSALSASSLATLAFATTNTASAAAMLGWIAFDWLRGRKPSAMGACVGAVVGLVAVTPAAGFITVGQSILVGLVASFVSNAAVYFKSRTAIDDTLDVFPCHGLGGVVGMVLTGVLAKDVGLLYGETRTFVMHMVALVLVSVFSFVGSYVLYKVVDRIVPLRVTREQEALGLDLSQHGETLGESTPAPTVAHASATGAPPSEPRPGPTEPLPA; encoded by the coding sequence ATGAAGAAGTGGCTGGCAGTGGCCTTGCTGGTGGGGGTGGGGGTCGCGGGGCTGTTCGTGACTCCGGCGGCGCAGGTGAAGCAGGGGGGGCCCCTGAACGCGGCGGATACCGCGTGGATCCTCACGGCGACGGCGCTGGTGCTGTTGATGACGCCAGGACTGTCGTTCTTCTACGGCGGCATGGTGCGGGTGAAGAACGTCGTCTCCACGCTGCTGCAGAGCTACATCGCGATGGCGGTCATCAGCCTGCTCTGGGTGGTGGTGGGCTTCAGCCTGTGCTTCGGCGACAGCTTCCACGGCCTCATCGGCGACCCGCGCACCTTCTTCATGTTCAGCGGCGTGGGAGGCGAGACGCATCCGGACCTGGCGCCCACCATTCCCCTGATGCTGTTCGCGCTGTTCCAGCTGAAGTTCGCCATCATCACCCCCGCGCTCATCACCGGCGCGTTCGCCGAGCGCGTGCGCTTCAAGGCGTACGTGCTCTTCATGGTGCTCTTCACGCTGTTCATCTACGCGCCGCTGGCGCACTGGACGTGGCACCCGGAGGGCTTCCTGCGCAAGTGGGGGGTGCTGGACTTCGCGGGCGGCACGGTGGTGCACATGTCCGCGGGCTTCGCGGCGCTGGCGGGCGCGCTGGTGCTGGGGCGTCGCCAGGTGCACCTGGAGAACGCGTCGCATGCGCCGGCCAACCTGCCCTTCGTGATGCTGGGCACGGGCATGCTGTGGTTCGGCTGGTTCGGCTTCAACGCGGGCTCGGCGCTGTCGGCCTCGTCGCTGGCGACGCTGGCGTTCGCCACCACCAACACCGCGTCCGCGGCGGCGATGCTGGGGTGGATTGCCTTCGACTGGCTGCGGGGCCGCAAGCCGAGCGCCATGGGCGCGTGCGTGGGCGCGGTGGTGGGGCTGGTCGCGGTGACGCCCGCCGCGGGCTTCATCACCGTGGGCCAGAGCATCCTCGTCGGCCTCGTCGCCAGCTTCGTGAGCAACGCGGCGGTGTACTTCAAGAGCCGCACCGCCATCGACGACACGCTGGATGTCTTCCCCTGCCACGGCCTGGGCGGCGTGGTGGGCATGGTCCTCACCGGCGTGCTGGCCAAGGACGTGGGCCTGCTCTACGGCGAGACGCGGACGTTCGTCATGCACATGGTGGCGCTGGTGCTGGTGTCCGTCTTCTCCTTCGTCGGCTCATACGTGCTCTACAAGGTCGTGGACCGCATCGTCCCGCTGCGCGTGACGCGCGAGCAGGAGGCGCTGGGACTCGACCTGAGCCAGCACGGCGAGACGCTGGGCGAGTCGACGCCCGCACCCACCGTGGCCCACGCCTCCGCCACCGGCGCGCCTCCGAGCGAGCCGCGCCCCGGCCCGACGGAGCCGCTGCCCGCCTGA
- a CDS encoding TIGR02452 family protein, giving the protein MSLKGLARESLRIMEGGTYVAPSGGSVDLRDAVARAVEGTTLYAPEDFSGLRVAGQFEPARSPRIEVTAEKTGAAARRLVEEEGLTRVAALNFASARNPGGGFLGGAKAQEEDLARCSALYVCLLSQPDYYAANRAAPSALYTDHVIYSPDVPFFRDESLALLERPFAVSLVTAPAPNAGVARREGADSMDRLDGVLRARARKVLQVLAHHGHTTLVLGAWGCGVFRNEPTDVARAFARALESLPGAFERVVFAVYERGGDGPNLRAFRAYFG; this is encoded by the coding sequence ATGTCGTTGAAGGGACTGGCGCGGGAGTCGCTGCGCATCATGGAGGGTGGGACGTACGTCGCGCCCTCCGGCGGGAGCGTCGACCTCCGGGACGCGGTGGCGCGGGCGGTGGAGGGCACGACGCTGTACGCGCCGGAGGACTTCTCCGGGCTGCGCGTCGCGGGACAGTTCGAGCCCGCGCGCTCGCCGCGCATCGAGGTGACGGCGGAGAAGACGGGGGCGGCGGCCCGGCGGCTGGTGGAGGAGGAGGGGCTGACGCGCGTCGCCGCGCTCAACTTCGCCTCCGCCAGGAACCCCGGTGGGGGCTTCCTGGGCGGCGCGAAGGCGCAGGAGGAGGACCTGGCGCGTTGCTCGGCCCTCTACGTCTGTCTGCTGTCGCAGCCGGACTACTACGCGGCCAACCGCGCGGCGCCTTCGGCGCTCTACACGGACCACGTCATCTACTCACCCGACGTGCCGTTCTTCCGGGACGAGTCGCTGGCGCTGCTGGAGCGGCCCTTCGCCGTCTCGCTCGTCACGGCGCCCGCGCCCAACGCGGGGGTGGCGCGGAGGGAGGGGGCCGACAGCATGGACCGCCTCGACGGGGTGCTGCGGGCGCGGGCGCGCAAGGTGCTCCAGGTGCTGGCCCACCACGGCCATACCACCCTGGTGCTCGGGGCCTGGGGCTGCGGCGTCTTCCGCAACGAGCCGACGGACGTGGCACGGGCCTTCGCCCGGGCGCTGGAGTCGCTCCCCGGGGCCTTCGAGCGCGTGGTGTTCGCGGTGTACGAGCGCGGTGGCGACGGCCCCAACCTGCGCGCCTTCCGGGCGTATTTCGGGTGA
- a CDS encoding sensor histidine kinase: protein MSPSQSTASGPSTEAAVDLPALPPLPPAEDERSAQARLKVLREMMGEAFLTLDARGRVQELNGHAAALLGLAAEQLQGQEPWVAAPELAGTRLHERLMEALATRQGARFLAELPSRTWLDVTVRAVGDETWVLAADVTRRRHAESEVARTEERFRQLGERFQVALDSAQMAVWETNLATGQVFRSAGHDRLYGYPRPLDEWTHERFIESLHPDDRPQVQDQLAAVFASDVDAYTSTFRTHWPDGTWHWLTSRARVLRDATGKVVVVRGAILDITALKETEAALQEAVRTRDDFLSLASHELRTPLTSLRLQAQLLRKLGETSPDERLGAPKVGAKLEATERQLRRLSALVDNLLDVSRIRTGKLDFHFNEGDLSAVVADLVARFGDEARHTGVVLRAHVDAAIQARFDRLRMEQVVSNLLSNALRYGAGNPVHLSLTRQGGSVRLVVRDGGPGIPAKDRERVFERFTQGANAQRRGGMGLGLYIVRQIVEAHAGHIHVEDSPGGGATFVVELPL, encoded by the coding sequence ATGAGCCCCTCGCAGTCCACCGCGTCCGGCCCCTCGACGGAGGCGGCAGTCGACCTGCCAGCCCTCCCGCCACTGCCTCCGGCCGAGGACGAGCGCTCCGCCCAGGCCCGCCTGAAGGTGCTGCGCGAGATGATGGGCGAGGCGTTCCTGACGCTGGACGCCCGAGGCCGCGTCCAGGAGCTGAACGGCCACGCCGCCGCGCTCCTGGGGCTCGCCGCCGAGCAGCTCCAGGGACAGGAGCCCTGGGTGGCGGCGCCAGAGCTCGCGGGCACCCGGCTTCACGAGCGGCTGATGGAGGCGCTCGCCACGCGCCAGGGCGCGCGCTTCCTGGCGGAGCTGCCCTCGCGCACCTGGCTGGACGTGACGGTGCGCGCGGTCGGCGACGAGACGTGGGTCCTGGCGGCGGACGTCACCCGACGGCGGCACGCGGAGAGCGAGGTGGCGCGAACCGAGGAGCGCTTCCGCCAGCTCGGCGAGCGCTTCCAGGTGGCGCTCGACTCCGCGCAGATGGCGGTCTGGGAGACGAACCTCGCCACCGGACAGGTGTTCCGCTCGGCCGGGCATGACCGGCTCTACGGCTACCCCCGCCCGCTCGATGAATGGACCCACGAGCGGTTCATCGAATCGCTCCATCCCGACGACCGCCCGCAGGTCCAGGACCAGCTCGCCGCCGTCTTCGCCAGCGACGTGGACGCCTATACCTCCACCTTCCGGACCCACTGGCCGGACGGCACCTGGCACTGGCTCACCAGCCGCGCGCGCGTCCTGCGCGACGCGACGGGCAAGGTCGTGGTGGTGCGCGGCGCCATCCTGGACATCACCGCGTTGAAGGAGACGGAGGCGGCGCTCCAGGAGGCCGTGCGCACGCGCGACGACTTCCTCTCGCTGGCCAGCCACGAGCTGCGCACGCCCCTGACGTCGCTGCGCCTGCAGGCCCAGCTGCTGCGGAAGCTGGGGGAGACGTCGCCGGACGAGCGGCTGGGGGCCCCCAAGGTCGGCGCGAAGCTGGAGGCCACCGAGCGACAGCTCCGGCGGTTGAGCGCGCTGGTGGACAACCTGCTCGACGTCAGCCGCATCCGCACCGGCAAGCTCGACTTCCACTTCAACGAGGGCGACCTGTCCGCCGTGGTGGCGGACCTCGTCGCGCGCTTCGGCGACGAGGCACGACACACGGGGGTGGTGCTGCGCGCGCATGTCGACGCCGCCATCCAGGCCCGCTTCGACCGGCTGAGGATGGAGCAGGTGGTGAGCAACCTGCTCTCCAACGCCCTGCGCTACGGCGCGGGCAACCCCGTCCACCTGTCCCTCACGCGCCAGGGCGGCTCGGTCCGGCTCGTCGTGCGCGACGGAGGGCCCGGAATCCCCGCCAAGGACAGGGAGCGCGTCTTCGAGCGCTTCACCCAGGGCGCCAACGCCCAGCGCCGGGGCGGCATGGGCCTGGGGCTCTACATCGTCCGACAGATCGTCGAGGCGCACGCGGGCCACATCCACGTCGAGGACTCGCCCGGCGGAGGCGCGACGTTCGTGGTGGAGCTGCCGCTGTAG
- a CDS encoding alpha/beta hydrolase family protein yields MKAVVFYPSPQASGSIDQDLTRVDASRDLTPASGQHPLVLVSHGHGGTRWGHSDLATALARRGFVVAALDHAGNTYADNERAGSDEVWLGRALQVRTLLDSVLADTVMGPRVDPSRVGAMGFSMGGYTVLLLAGAVPDFDRFGPACALEVNQHSDLCTQLREVRVTNRPELRATAEPRVRAIFSMAPVGVPFDAAGLRDVKVPVRLYSAEQDAVLPPTSNAESVRDSLPTPPEYTVIPRAGHYVFLAPCRPKMASLAPELCVDPVGVDRVKLHQQLADDAERFFRRTLPPTAPAR; encoded by the coding sequence ATGAAAGCCGTCGTCTTCTATCCGTCCCCACAAGCCTCGGGCTCCATCGACCAGGACCTCACGCGCGTCGACGCGAGCAGGGACCTGACGCCCGCGTCCGGTCAGCACCCGCTGGTGCTCGTCTCGCACGGCCATGGTGGCACCCGCTGGGGACACAGCGACCTCGCCACCGCGCTCGCGCGCCGGGGCTTCGTCGTCGCGGCGCTCGACCATGCGGGAAACACATATGCGGACAACGAGCGCGCGGGCTCGGACGAGGTGTGGCTCGGCCGCGCCCTCCAGGTGCGGACGCTCCTGGACTCCGTGCTCGCCGACACCGTGATGGGCCCCCGCGTGGACCCTTCACGCGTGGGCGCCATGGGCTTCTCCATGGGCGGCTACACCGTGCTGCTGCTCGCGGGCGCGGTGCCGGACTTCGATCGCTTCGGGCCCGCCTGCGCGCTCGAGGTGAACCAGCACTCCGACCTGTGCACCCAGCTGCGCGAGGTCCGCGTCACCAACCGCCCGGAGCTGCGCGCCACCGCGGAGCCCCGCGTGCGCGCCATCTTCTCCATGGCTCCTGTCGGAGTGCCCTTCGACGCGGCGGGATTGCGGGACGTGAAGGTCCCCGTGAGGCTCTACTCGGCGGAACAGGACGCGGTGCTCCCACCCACCTCCAACGCGGAGAGCGTCCGCGACAGCCTCCCCACCCCACCGGAGTACACCGTCATCCCGCGCGCGGGGCACTACGTGTTCCTCGCGCCCTGCCGCCCGAAGATGGCCTCGCTCGCGCCCGAGCTGTGCGTCGACCCGGTGGGCGTGGACCGCGTGAAGCTCCACCAGCAGCTGGCGGACGACGCCGAGCGCTTCTTCCGCCGCACGCTCCCACCCACGGCCCCGGCGCGCTGA
- a CDS encoding GIY-YIG nuclease family protein — protein MHPRVAALLAHVRANAQNRPGVYRMLGPSGEVLYVGKSVRVRSRLLSYFRADGHEKAGEIIAHAHQVEWEHQPSEFAALLRELRLIKLHRPLYNVEHKRDRGHCFIHLTREAVPRLHVVGRVTGASGDYFGPFHGHGAVSEVVRAVSDLLELRDCAADTPMRLADQGQLFPLKQEPLCMRGQLSRCLAPCAGRCTRAEYQEHVAQARAFLEGTSDAPLALLHERMALAARRLQFEYAAELRDKAERLEALRGWIVRLGGTMKRLSFVYTVPGHEGEDRVYVLRRGIVRDELPAPRTAAERRELAARTRAVFERPEPETLALRAHEAQEVMLVARWFSLHPEEFERTAAPPASAASGDTSAT, from the coding sequence ATGCATCCCCGCGTCGCAGCCCTGCTCGCCCACGTCCGCGCGAACGCCCAGAACCGGCCCGGTGTCTACCGGATGCTGGGGCCCTCCGGCGAGGTGCTCTACGTGGGCAAGTCCGTGCGGGTGCGCTCGCGGCTGCTCTCCTACTTCCGCGCGGACGGGCACGAGAAGGCGGGCGAAATCATCGCGCACGCGCACCAGGTGGAGTGGGAGCACCAGCCCAGCGAGTTCGCCGCGCTGCTGCGCGAGCTGCGGCTCATCAAGCTCCACCGCCCGCTCTACAACGTCGAGCACAAGCGGGACCGGGGCCACTGCTTCATCCATCTCACGCGCGAGGCCGTGCCCCGGCTGCACGTCGTGGGGCGCGTCACCGGCGCGAGCGGCGACTACTTCGGCCCCTTCCACGGCCACGGCGCCGTGTCCGAGGTGGTGCGCGCGGTGAGCGACCTGCTGGAGCTGCGCGACTGCGCGGCGGACACGCCCATGCGGCTGGCGGACCAGGGGCAGCTCTTCCCGCTGAAGCAGGAGCCGCTGTGCATGCGCGGACAGCTGTCGCGCTGCCTCGCGCCCTGCGCCGGCCGCTGCACCCGCGCCGAGTACCAGGAGCACGTCGCCCAGGCGCGCGCCTTCCTGGAGGGCACGTCCGACGCGCCGCTCGCGCTGCTGCACGAGCGCATGGCCCTGGCCGCGCGCCGCCTCCAGTTCGAATACGCGGCGGAGCTGCGCGACAAGGCGGAGCGGCTGGAGGCGCTGCGCGGGTGGATCGTCCGGCTCGGTGGCACGATGAAGCGGCTCTCCTTCGTCTACACCGTGCCCGGACACGAGGGAGAGGACCGCGTCTACGTCCTCCGGCGAGGCATCGTGCGCGACGAGCTGCCCGCGCCACGCACCGCCGCCGAGCGCCGCGAGCTCGCGGCCAGGACCCGCGCCGTCTTCGAGCGCCCGGAGCCGGAGACGCTCGCCCTGCGCGCGCACGAAGCGCAGGAGGTCATGCTCGTCGCCCGCTGGTTCAGCCTCCACCCCGAGGAGTTCGAGCGCACCGCCGCGCCCCCCGCTTCGGCGGCGTCGGGCGACACGTCCGCGACCTGA
- the gstA gene encoding glutathione transferase GstA, with amino-acid sequence MKLFYTPGACSLSPHICLREAGLGFDVEKVDLRTKKTETGADYTSANPKGYVPALLLDDGSLLTEGPAIVQYIADKAPQAKLAPANGTLERYRLQEALNFISTELHKAFSPLFNPAFPDEGKKIMRERLAARLKVLDGQLEKRAFLLGEDFSVADAYLFTVLNWAKPMQVDLEPFPAVRAYHARVAQRPHVQAALAAEGLTK; translated from the coding sequence ATGAAGCTCTTCTACACTCCCGGCGCCTGTTCGCTCTCCCCGCACATCTGTCTGCGTGAGGCCGGCCTGGGCTTCGACGTCGAGAAGGTCGACCTGCGCACCAAGAAGACCGAGACCGGCGCGGACTACACCAGCGCGAACCCCAAGGGCTATGTCCCCGCGCTGCTGCTGGACGACGGCTCGCTGCTGACGGAGGGCCCCGCCATCGTCCAGTACATCGCGGACAAGGCGCCCCAGGCGAAGCTCGCCCCGGCCAACGGCACCCTCGAGCGCTACCGCCTGCAGGAGGCGCTCAACTTCATCTCCACGGAGCTCCACAAGGCGTTCAGCCCCCTGTTCAACCCCGCCTTCCCGGACGAGGGGAAGAAGATCATGCGCGAGCGGCTCGCCGCGCGCCTGAAGGTGCTGGACGGCCAGCTCGAGAAGCGCGCGTTCCTGCTGGGTGAGGACTTCTCCGTGGCGGACGCATACCTCTTCACGGTGCTCAACTGGGCCAAGCCCATGCAGGTCGACCTGGAGCCGTTCCCGGCGGTGCGCGCGTACCACGCCCGCGTGGCCCAGCGTCCGCACGTGCAGGCCGCGCTGGCCGCCGAGGGCCTGACGAAGTGA
- a CDS encoding VOC family protein has translation MTAGFVKLLVSDPERSRAFYEALGFERTQHEPPFIHLVWEGKVDLYLVAPPAQLKLEGRRGLGVLVGFRAEGPGSLDELLLRAQAQGAPVEGPTVQPWHTREVVVTDPDGYRLNFIEPA, from the coding sequence GTGACGGCGGGCTTCGTCAAGCTGCTCGTCTCGGACCCGGAGCGCTCTCGGGCGTTCTACGAGGCGCTCGGCTTCGAACGCACGCAGCACGAGCCGCCCTTCATCCACCTGGTGTGGGAAGGCAAGGTGGACCTCTACCTCGTCGCGCCTCCCGCCCAGCTCAAGCTGGAGGGACGACGCGGGCTGGGCGTGCTGGTGGGCTTCCGCGCGGAAGGCCCGGGCAGCCTCGACGAGCTGCTCCTGCGCGCCCAGGCCCAGGGCGCGCCGGTGGAGGGCCCCACCGTGCAGCCCTGGCATACCCGGGAGGTCGTCGTCACCGACCCGGACGGCTACCGGCTCAACTTCATCGAGCCAGCCTGA
- a CDS encoding GNAT family N-acetyltransferase produces MTKAVSQDALEVRVRRIHRRDLNRTWEFLKLVFRDVNRETVEYQRPRSKRRFMEVYTSEWIEQLLYEVDGEIVGYSECAYEATGDDNWVNPRWFEKRGMRPLFVEELAVHPDYQGRGVGSFMLDQLQHLARTRGCTHLVLEVAENNESALAWYRARTFYKLDAAIFLAQKVPGEPDLLPPRRIKRKLKPTEEGGATPNTGPAPASPNTRGGARRGRTPAAKSAKKGS; encoded by the coding sequence ATGACGAAAGCCGTTTCTCAGGACGCCCTCGAGGTCCGAGTCCGCCGCATCCACCGTCGCGACCTGAACCGCACCTGGGAGTTCCTCAAACTCGTTTTCCGAGACGTCAATCGGGAGACGGTCGAGTACCAGCGGCCCCGCTCGAAGCGCCGCTTCATGGAGGTCTACACCTCCGAGTGGATCGAACAGCTGCTGTACGAGGTGGATGGGGAAATCGTCGGCTACTCCGAATGCGCCTACGAGGCGACGGGCGACGACAACTGGGTGAACCCGCGCTGGTTCGAGAAGCGGGGCATGCGGCCGCTCTTCGTGGAGGAGCTGGCGGTGCACCCGGACTACCAGGGGCGCGGGGTGGGCAGCTTCATGTTGGATCAGCTCCAGCACCTGGCGCGCACGCGAGGCTGTACCCACCTGGTGCTGGAGGTGGCGGAGAACAACGAGTCCGCGCTGGCATGGTACCGGGCCCGGACCTTCTACAAGCTCGATGCGGCCATCTTCCTCGCGCAGAAGGTGCCGGGAGAGCCAGACCTGCTCCCGCCGCGCCGCATCAAGCGAAAGCTGAAGCCGACCGAGGAGGGCGGGGCCACGCCCAACACCGGACCCGCGCCGGCCTCGCCCAACACGCGTGGCGGCGCGCGTCGGGGCCGCACCCCGGCGGCGAAGTCCGCGAAGAAGGGGAGCTGA
- a CDS encoding winged helix-turn-helix domain-containing protein, translating into MRIGTSRHRGRRRATSSSAARPAKPSARPSAPRGLGPPAVFVGRKQEVQRLGALLRRVRAGVVYGLPGVGKSALVAAVAARFRGPIIHRRIVPGDSLDTVVDDARRQLREAPVAQALSDASRLEDLARELESRRALCVLDDLHVLRPEERAALVEGLGGRLRHGALLCTSRESVPRHATSPDRIELRLDGLPEAAARTLWRQLDLLYGAREGFAAAWERSRGVPFLLRRAHANDADVEEPVRAALAALPPDERRLAAVLALSEVPLPLASLRAVLPAGSADAALSSLSSRLLVETDAQGRQGVHDLVREAFQSLLGEDEARAAHEALLDILSRERLPEVVRVRAVCRHLWALGRHARRVAFIIEQAEVLVRQGAAGELLSLLGSVPEPLRTPHVGLARARALVRLLDLRRAYAELSSLSASLGDAADAEGLALREQVGTVLVRVALFSMELDACERTLGAMPLPRDPEVFLQQLLAWAALRFFQGRLDESLQMLEAACSASDDPRVLGWCAYARALMCWIDGRDDELEAPLSQCLSLLEGEPLDSRGPLVAAMSAGILSRLGRFEEAETALTGVRERLAQLGAPRLALELDCIAALVRGERGERRAALAGLRQTAARAEQGGYLFVHHLSRVCAGRMLLELGRRAEGLALLDEAAAAARARGAEGLARGADAARASDVTRQLQRPWTVEPRESRPGVAARQRALSALCAAAAGDSVLAAGLLTSLAPLAVGADFAMERALAHLARALLHRLADRGAESRSELEAAARAAAEGEADPELVPELARSLASLRVVTSTGSRLAAEAPAARDTVVLDARHHALRVGGRTLSLAKRVLPRRLLYALARQPGRTLSKEACVRAMWEADYDPRLHDNSLRVHVRHLREMLEGTGARLVFEDPGYRLEVAEGFAFVRDEGGTG; encoded by the coding sequence ATGCGCATCGGAACCTCCCGTCACCGCGGCCGCAGGCGCGCCACGTCGTCCTCCGCCGCGCGTCCGGCGAAGCCCTCCGCGAGGCCGTCAGCCCCGCGAGGTCTGGGGCCTCCCGCGGTGTTCGTGGGGCGCAAGCAGGAGGTCCAGCGGTTGGGGGCGTTGCTGCGGCGGGTCCGCGCGGGCGTCGTGTACGGGCTGCCGGGGGTGGGCAAGTCCGCGCTGGTGGCGGCGGTGGCCGCGCGCTTCCGGGGGCCGATCATCCACCGGCGCATCGTCCCGGGAGACTCGCTGGACACGGTGGTGGACGACGCGCGCCGGCAGCTGAGGGAGGCGCCGGTGGCGCAAGCGCTCTCGGACGCCTCGCGCCTGGAGGACCTGGCGCGCGAGCTGGAGTCGCGGCGCGCGCTGTGCGTCCTGGACGACCTGCACGTGCTGCGGCCCGAGGAGCGCGCCGCGCTGGTGGAGGGGCTCGGGGGGCGGCTGCGCCACGGCGCGCTGCTGTGCACCTCGCGCGAATCCGTGCCCCGGCACGCGACGAGCCCGGACCGCATCGAGCTGCGGCTGGACGGCCTGCCGGAGGCGGCGGCGAGGACGCTGTGGCGGCAGCTCGACCTGCTCTACGGCGCGCGCGAGGGCTTCGCCGCCGCGTGGGAGCGCTCGCGCGGCGTGCCCTTCCTCCTGCGTCGCGCGCACGCCAACGACGCGGACGTGGAGGAGCCGGTGCGCGCGGCCCTCGCCGCGCTGCCTCCGGACGAGCGGCGGCTGGCGGCCGTGCTGGCGCTGAGCGAGGTGCCGTTGCCGCTCGCGTCGCTGAGGGCCGTGCTCCCCGCGGGCTCGGCGGACGCGGCGCTGTCGAGCCTTTCGTCGCGGCTGCTGGTGGAGACGGACGCGCAGGGACGGCAGGGCGTCCACGACCTGGTGCGCGAGGCGTTCCAGTCGCTGCTCGGCGAGGACGAGGCCCGCGCCGCGCACGAGGCGCTGCTCGACATCCTCTCTCGCGAGCGGCTGCCGGAGGTGGTGCGGGTGCGGGCGGTGTGCCGACACCTGTGGGCGCTGGGGCGGCACGCGCGGCGCGTGGCCTTCATCATCGAGCAGGCGGAGGTGCTGGTCCGTCAGGGCGCGGCCGGGGAGCTGCTCTCGCTGCTCGGCTCGGTGCCCGAGCCCCTGCGCACGCCGCACGTGGGCCTGGCCCGCGCTCGCGCCCTGGTGCGGCTGTTGGACCTGCGCCGCGCGTACGCGGAGCTCTCGTCGCTGTCCGCCTCGCTGGGGGATGCCGCCGACGCGGAGGGCCTGGCCTTGCGCGAGCAGGTGGGCACCGTGCTGGTGCGGGTGGCGCTCTTCTCGATGGAGCTGGACGCCTGCGAGCGCACGCTGGGGGCCATGCCCCTGCCGCGCGACCCGGAGGTCTTCCTCCAGCAGCTGCTCGCCTGGGCCGCGCTGCGCTTCTTCCAGGGCCGGCTGGACGAGTCGCTCCAGATGCTCGAGGCGGCGTGCTCCGCCTCGGACGACCCGCGCGTCCTGGGGTGGTGCGCCTATGCGCGGGCGCTGATGTGTTGGATCGACGGCCGCGACGACGAGCTGGAGGCGCCGCTGAGCCAGTGCCTGTCGCTGCTGGAGGGTGAGCCGCTCGACTCGCGGGGCCCGCTGGTGGCGGCGATGTCGGCGGGCATCCTCAGCCGCCTGGGCCGCTTCGAGGAGGCGGAGACCGCGCTGACGGGCGTGCGCGAGCGACTGGCGCAGCTGGGCGCGCCCCGGCTGGCGCTGGAGCTGGACTGCATCGCCGCCCTGGTGCGAGGGGAGCGGGGCGAGCGCCGCGCCGCGCTCGCGGGGCTGCGTCAGACGGCGGCCCGCGCGGAGCAGGGGGGCTATCTCTTCGTGCACCACCTCTCGCGCGTCTGCGCCGGGCGCATGCTGCTGGAGCTGGGGCGGCGCGCGGAGGGGCTCGCGCTCCTGGACGAGGCGGCGGCCGCGGCGCGCGCCCGGGGCGCGGAGGGGCTGGCCCGGGGCGCGGACGCCGCGCGCGCCTCGGACGTGACGCGACAGCTGCAGCGCCCCTGGACGGTGGAGCCGCGCGAGTCCCGGCCGGGCGTGGCGGCCCGGCAGCGGGCCCTGTCCGCGCTGTGCGCCGCGGCGGCGGGCGACAGCGTCCTCGCCGCGGGGCTGCTGACGTCGCTGGCGCCGCTCGCGGTGGGCGCGGACTTCGCGATGGAGCGCGCCCTGGCGCACCTGGCCCGCGCGCTGCTGCACCGCCTCGCCGACCGCGGCGCCGAGTCCCGGAGCGAACTGGAGGCCGCCGCGCGCGCCGCCGCCGAGGGCGAGGCGGACCCGGAGCTGGTGCCGGAGCTGGCGCGCTCGCTGGCCTCCCTGCGGGTGGTGACGTCCACGGGCTCCCGACTGGCCGCCGAGGCCCCCGCCGCGCGGGACACGGTGGTGCTCGACGCGCGCCACCACGCGCTGCGCGTGGGCGGACGCACCCTCTCCCTGGCGAAGCGCGTGCTGCCGCGTCGCCTCCTGTACGCGCTGGCCCGCCAGCCGGGCAGGACGTTGTCGAAGGAGGCGTGCGTGCGCGCCATGTGGGAGGCGGACTACGACCCGCGGCTGCACGACAACTCGCTGCGCGTCCACGTGCGCCACCTGCGGGAGATGCTGGAGGGCACGGGCGCGAGGCTGGTGTTCGAGGACCCGGGCTATCGCCTCGAGGTGGCGGAGGGGTTCGCCTTCGTCCGCGACGAGGGCGGCACGGGCTGA